AAACCAGATTTACCTCAAGATGAAGGTGAGGCTAGGACAATAGTAGGATTATTAAACGGATTGAAGGGAGGAGGATTTATTTACACAAATAAGGACACACTCTCATTAGGTATTACGGTTAAGGTAGAATCCCTTTACTCCTCCGATATACCTTCTCATGAGTTAGTAGAAAAGTTTAGAGAAGCATTAAACATCGAGGGGAATATTTTAGAGTATTCTGCACACTTAATACCATATTACGGGTATGATAAAATAGGCAAATTATACGATAGGAATTTAATAATAGTAGGCGACGCCGCAGGGTTCCTAATAAACGATGGCTTTAACATTAGGGGAATGGATTTGGCAATAGGCTCTGGAATTATTGCGGGAAAGGCTGCTAAGAAAATTAAAGAGCTAAATGATTATAGTAGAACCGATATTTATGAGCAAATGTTGAACGAATCCTTCGTTATTAAAGATCTAAGGACTGCATTGAGGTCATTTAGGGTATTAAATGAAGAGGGAATATTCTCAGCTTATCCTAATGTAATATGTAATACGCTAAGTAGGTTATTCACAGTAACTGGAGAGGGTAAAGAAAGACCAATAAATATTTTAATTGAGGAGAGTAGAAAAGCTAATGTGAACACAACTAATATGATTTCAGAATTAATGAGGTTATTCATATGAATCTTTTAAAAAGACTTTCTTTAAATAAATATAACGTAGATAGGAAATCACACATAGAAGTAAATACAGATATATGCCTTACGTGTAAAGAAAAACCCTGCACTAAGGTCTGTCCTGCTGGTACCTATGAGCCTACAGCAGATGGTAGGATAATTGCTCACTATGAAAGATGCTTAGAATGTGGTGCAGCATTAGTAGCTTGTCCTTACGGTGCCATAAAGTTTAATTTCCCAGAGGGAGGAATAAGTTATAAATACGGGTAAATTTTTTCCAATATGTGGATTTATTAATTATAAATCACAGGGATTTGAAACATCCTAAAGCGGGCGGTGCGGAAGAGGTAATTTACGAAGTTTCCAAGAGATTAGTTAAACGTGGAGTTAACGTTACTTGGTTTGCTGAAAGAGTTAATGGTTTAAGAGAAGAGGACGAGATTGAGGGCATAAGAGTAATAAGAAGAGGAAATCCATTATCTATACATTTGTATTCAATTTTTGAGGCTAAAAAGCACGAAATTGTCATAGATAGTATAGCTCATGCAGTACCGTTTTACTCGTACTTAGTGAACCCTAAAACTATTGGTCTAGTTCATCACGTTCATCAAGAGGTAGTCAGATATGAATTAAACCCGTTTTTGGCTAAGACTGTTTCTTTTTTAGAGAAAGGGTTAAAGAATTACGGAAGAATAGTAGCAGTGTCTAATACAACGAGAAGGGATCTAATAGAAAAGTTAGGTGTGAATCCTAGTAAAATAAAAGTAATCTATAGTGGTATAGATCACGAGAAATATAAGCCTGGTAAAAAGTCAGATCAACCTACTATCTTATGGATAGGGAGGTTAAAGAATTATAAGAACCCATTAGATGCTATAGAAATAGCGAAGAGAGTTAAAGCTAAATTAGTTATGGCAGGTGGTGGAGACTTAGAGGCATTAGTCAAGAAGAAAATAGCTGAGGTTAATGGTGAATACTTAGGCAGGGTATCTGAAGAGAAAAAGATAGAGTTATATCAATCTGCATGGATCGTAATTGTTACCTCGTTTATAGAAGGTTGGAGTATGGTTACATTGGAAGCTAATTCCTGCGGAACTCCAGTTATAGGATATGATAAAGGATCTTTGCCAGAGATAATAAAAAACGGTGTTAACGGATATATAGTAAAATATAAGGGGATAGAAGAAATGAGCAAAATTATAAATGACTTAATTAATGACGAGAAAAGAATTAAACAACTTTGGATGAGCAGTTACGAAGAGTCCCTAAGATATAATTGGGATAAATCGGCGGATGAATATTATGAGTACTTAAAACAAATGTAACAGTCCATAATGAAAAATAATTATAAGCTGTTAGCAGTTAACGAATCTAATATTAAATCTAGCTAGCACATAGGTTAATTTACCAGCTAGTAGGATTTTATTACATGGGTAAATCAATAGCTGAGTTAATTGTAGAGTCCATATCATCTCAGGTTTCCGACATATTTGGAATTCCAGGAACTCATGGTCTAGGCCTCTATGAAGAGATTAGAAAGGAAGTAGAAAAAGGAAGAGTCAGATATTATATGCCAAGATTAGAATATGGAGGAGCTATAATGGCGGATTATTACGCAAGGTTAAAGGGAAACGTAGGAGTTTTCATTTCAGTAAATGGGCCCGGATTTACCAATTCCCTAACTGGATTAGCTGAGGCTTATTCAGAAGGTTCACCTTTAGTGTTAATTTCCTTTAATAAGGAATTTAAACATAAATATAGAAGGCAACTTCACGACATGGGGTATTATGATGCTCAGATTGAAATTGCTAAACAGATAACTAAGGGAGCGTTCAGAATATATTCTCCAGAAGACGTCCCACTGATAATGGAGAGAGCTTTTAGAATAGCATTAGAGGATAGAATGGGACCAGTTTACATAGAGGTCCCTGTGGATTTATTAGATGCTAAGGGAGAAGTT
The genomic region above belongs to Saccharolobus caldissimus and contains:
- a CDS encoding ferredoxin family protein; the protein is MNLLKRLSLNKYNVDRKSHIEVNTDICLTCKEKPCTKVCPAGTYEPTADGRIIAHYERCLECGAALVACPYGAIKFNFPEGGISYKYG
- a CDS encoding glycosyltransferase family 4 protein, whose product is MDLLIINHRDLKHPKAGGAEEVIYEVSKRLVKRGVNVTWFAERVNGLREEDEIEGIRVIRRGNPLSIHLYSIFEAKKHEIVIDSIAHAVPFYSYLVNPKTIGLVHHVHQEVVRYELNPFLAKTVSFLEKGLKNYGRIVAVSNTTRRDLIEKLGVNPSKIKVIYSGIDHEKYKPGKKSDQPTILWIGRLKNYKNPLDAIEIAKRVKAKLVMAGGGDLEALVKKKIAEVNGEYLGRVSEEKKIELYQSAWIVIVTSFIEGWSMVTLEANSCGTPVIGYDKGSLPEIIKNGVNGYIVKYKGIEEMSKIINDLINDEKRIKQLWMSSYEESLRYNWDKSADEYYEYLKQM
- a CDS encoding NAD(P)/FAD-dependent oxidoreductase; the encoded protein is MSFDADLIVVGGGLAGLSAAITANREGLSTIVLERGEYSGAKNVSGGRMYVHALLQLFPDALERAPLERPVTKEIYEIYCKDNKKITFSFEHKTKNSYTVLRAKFDQWLAKEAENEGVLISYSTLVTNARREDNYIIVETNRGELKAPLVIDAGGVTAPVSRYLGIKKLEPKTLMLGVKEVIDKKPDLPQDEGEARTIVGLLNGLKGGGFIYTNKDTLSLGITVKVESLYSSDIPSHELVEKFREALNIEGNILEYSAHLIPYYGYDKIGKLYDRNLIIVGDAAGFLINDGFNIRGMDLAIGSGIIAGKAAKKIKELNDYSRTDIYEQMLNESFVIKDLRTALRSFRVLNEEGIFSAYPNVICNTLSRLFTVTGEGKERPINILIEESRKANVNTTNMISELMRLFI